A segment of the Methanofollis fontis genome:
ACCTGCGTGGCCACCGTCGAGGCGGCACTGAAGGCCCTCCCCGGTGTTGTCGCCGCCACCGTCAATCTCGGCGCCGAACGCGCCTATGTCACCTACAATCCCGAAAGCGTCACCATTGCCGAGATGGCGGCGGCGATCGAGGGGGCCGGCTATCGCTACCTCGGCATGGAGGGCGAGGATACCGGCGACCTCGAACGGCAGGTGAGGGAGGCAGATCTCCGGGACAAGATGCGGCGCATCATCATCGGCGCCGTCACATCGGCGGTGCTGATGGGACTGATGTGGACGGCCCCGCCGCTCCCGATTGACATGGCATATCTGATGCTCATCATCGCCGCCCCCGTCTTTGCCTACCTCTCATGGCCGATCTTCCGTGCGGCCGTCATGGCCCTCAGAAACCGGACCCTGAACATGGACGTGATGTACTCGATGGGCATCGGCGTCGCCTTCGGGGCCTCGCTCCTCGGCACCTTCGGGGTTCTGCTCACTCGAGATTTTCTCTTCTACGAGACAGCGGTGATGCTGGCCACGTTCCTCACCCTCGGCCGATATCTGGAAGCACGGGCAAAAGGACGGACCGGAGAGGCGATCACGGCCCTCATCCGTCTCCGCCCCAAGACCGCAACCGTGATCGTCAACGGAACGGAGGAAGAGCGCTCTGTCGACGACGTCCTGCCCGGCGACATCGTCCGTATCCGGGCGGGTGAGCAGGTGCCGGTCGACGGAACGGTGCGCAGGGGCGAGAGTTATGTCGATGAGTCGATGATCACCGGCGAACCCGTGCCGGTCGGAAAGGAGCCCGGCGATGCTGTCGTCGGCGGGACGATTCTCGGCGATGGGGCACTGGAAGTGGAGGCGACGCGGGTCGGAAAGGATACGGTGCTCGCCCGGATCATCCGCCTCGTTGAGGATGCGCAGGCGACAAAACCGCCCGTCCAGCGGATCGCCGATACAGCAGTGACCTATTTCATACCTGCCGTGCTCACCATCGCTGCCGCCGCCTTTCTCTTCTGGTACGGCATTGCCGGTGCACCGCTCCTCTTCGCCCTCTCCACCCTGATCTCGGTGCTGGTCGTCGCCTGCCCCTGCGCACTCGGCCTCGCCACCCCGACGGCGATTACTGTCGGCGTCGGGCGCGGAGCAGAACTCGGGATCCTGATTAAAAGCGGAGAGGCACTCGAGGCCGCTGAAAAAATCGATACCGTCGCATTCGACAAGACCGGCACCCTGACGGCGGGTGAACCCGCCGTCACCGATATCGTCGGCATCACCCTCGACGACACCAGTGTGCTCGCTCTTGCTGCAGCGGCAGAACAGAACTCCTCCCATCCGGTCGCCCGCGCCATCGTGGCCCGGGCAGAGGAGAAAGGCGTGGAAATCCCGGAGACGACGGCGTTCGAGACGGTGCGGGGTAAAGGGGTGCTGGCAACGATCAGGGGCGACCTGATCGCTCTTGGCAACCGCGCCCTCCTGGCAGACAGTGGCATCGAACTCCCCACCAATGCCGAAACAGCGGTCACCCGGCTTGAAGGTGA
Coding sequences within it:
- a CDS encoding heavy metal translocating P-type ATPase, with the protein product MNGEGNGGKARKETLKISGMHCATCAVSIEKALKNVEGVHEANVNLGAEQASVEYDPSVVSAAEIERVVAGAGYGVITARASLKVGGMMCATCVATVEAALKALPGVVAATVNLGAERAYVTYNPESVTIAEMAAAIEGAGYRYLGMEGEDTGDLERQVREADLRDKMRRIIIGAVTSAVLMGLMWTAPPLPIDMAYLMLIIAAPVFAYLSWPIFRAAVMALRNRTLNMDVMYSMGIGVAFGASLLGTFGVLLTRDFLFYETAVMLATFLTLGRYLEARAKGRTGEAITALIRLRPKTATVIVNGTEEERSVDDVLPGDIVRIRAGEQVPVDGTVRRGESYVDESMITGEPVPVGKEPGDAVVGGTILGDGALEVEATRVGKDTVLARIIRLVEDAQATKPPVQRIADTAVTYFIPAVLTIAAAAFLFWYGIAGAPLLFALSTLISVLVVACPCALGLATPTAITVGVGRGAELGILIKSGEALEAAEKIDTVAFDKTGTLTAGEPAVTDIVGITLDDTSVLALAAAAEQNSSHPVARAIVARAEEKGVEIPETTAFETVRGKGVLATIRGDLIALGNRALLADSGIELPTNAETAVTRLEGEGRTVAILSVGGTVGGIVAVADTVKPTAMAAVSALREMGLSVMMVTGDNATTAGAIAGMIGIETVHAGVLPDAKAAEVAGLQNRGQKVAFVGDGINDAPALAQADLGIAIGGGTDVAIESGGVVLVRDDLTDVPAAIQLARKTIGRVKLNLFWAFAYNTALIPVAAGVLYPAFGITFRPELAGLAMAASSVTVVSLSLLLKGYIPEAKKGRAEERKEMEIDPVCKMKVDPEKARHTTEYKGKTYYFCAPGCKAAFEKEPEKYLE